A DNA window from Phragmites australis chromosome 11, lpPhrAust1.1, whole genome shotgun sequence contains the following coding sequences:
- the LOC133884557 gene encoding uncharacterized protein LOC133884557 isoform X2, whose product MGRRVRIMFLINLMLWCGTSFALDDAAGIRTPNVGTVSLKENPQLCQLCEEFASEALFYLKENETQTEIINTLHQACSKFYSFKLECTRLVDYYAPLFFTKIASLSPEEFCGTVSFCGEVTFIRLPRHEDTCTLCHEVVDDIITNLEDPDMELKIVEILLKGCNNAESFVQKCKRMIIQNAPIILEHIKKFLKKRDFCNSIHVCGGKTAHAGAQVLRSLSTA is encoded by the exons ATGGGCAGAAGAGTTCgaattatgttcctcatcaaCCTTATGCTTTGGTGCGGTACAAGCTTTGCCTTGGATGATGCTG CTGGTATAAGGACTCCAAATGTGGGCACAGTATCTCTGAAGGAAAATCCGCAATTATGCCAACTTTGTGAAGAGTTTGCCTCAGAAGCCCTCTTCTATCTTAAAGAAAACGAGACCCAGACTGAAATCATTAATACGCTGCACCAAGCTTGTTCaaagttttattcttttaagCTAGAG TGCACCAGGTTGGTGGATTATTATGCCCctcttttcttcacaaaaattgCTTCTTTAAGCCCTGAAGAATTTTGCGGAACAGTAAGTTTCTGTGGGGAGGTAACTTTCATTCGTCTCCCAAGACATGAAGATACTTGCACCCTTTGCCATGAGGttgttgatgatatcattaCTAATCTTGAAGATCCAGACATGGAG CTTAAGATAGTAGAGATACTTCTGAAAGGATGCAATAATGCAGAGAGTTTTGTACAAAAG TGCAAGAGGATGATAATCCAAAATGCACCAATCATACTGGAACATATCAAGAAGTTCCTCAAGAAGAGGGATTTCTGCAATTCTATCCATGTCTGTGGAGGTAAAACTGCTCATGCTGGAGCGCAAGTCCTCAGAAGCCTTTCTACAGCCTGA
- the LOC133884557 gene encoding uncharacterized protein LOC133884557 isoform X1 codes for MKTLVWSRSAFDKMGRRVRIMFLINLMLWCGTSFALDDAAGIRTPNVGTVSLKENPQLCQLCEEFASEALFYLKENETQTEIINTLHQACSKFYSFKLECTRLVDYYAPLFFTKIASLSPEEFCGTVSFCGEVTFIRLPRHEDTCTLCHEVVDDIITNLEDPDMELKIVEILLKGCNNAESFVQKCKRMIIQNAPIILEHIKKFLKKRDFCNSIHVCGGKTAHAGAQVLRSLSTA; via the exons ATGAAAACACTGGTATGGAGCAGATCAGCATTTG ACAAAATGGGCAGAAGAGTTCgaattatgttcctcatcaaCCTTATGCTTTGGTGCGGTACAAGCTTTGCCTTGGATGATGCTG CTGGTATAAGGACTCCAAATGTGGGCACAGTATCTCTGAAGGAAAATCCGCAATTATGCCAACTTTGTGAAGAGTTTGCCTCAGAAGCCCTCTTCTATCTTAAAGAAAACGAGACCCAGACTGAAATCATTAATACGCTGCACCAAGCTTGTTCaaagttttattcttttaagCTAGAG TGCACCAGGTTGGTGGATTATTATGCCCctcttttcttcacaaaaattgCTTCTTTAAGCCCTGAAGAATTTTGCGGAACAGTAAGTTTCTGTGGGGAGGTAACTTTCATTCGTCTCCCAAGACATGAAGATACTTGCACCCTTTGCCATGAGGttgttgatgatatcattaCTAATCTTGAAGATCCAGACATGGAG CTTAAGATAGTAGAGATACTTCTGAAAGGATGCAATAATGCAGAGAGTTTTGTACAAAAG TGCAAGAGGATGATAATCCAAAATGCACCAATCATACTGGAACATATCAAGAAGTTCCTCAAGAAGAGGGATTTCTGCAATTCTATCCATGTCTGTGGAGGTAAAACTGCTCATGCTGGAGCGCAAGTCCTCAGAAGCCTTTCTACAGCCTGA